One genomic segment of Hevea brasiliensis isolate MT/VB/25A 57/8 chromosome 3, ASM3005281v1, whole genome shotgun sequence includes these proteins:
- the LOC110637243 gene encoding acetyl-CoA acetyltransferase 2, whose protein sequence is MSPSSDSINPRDVCIVGVARTPMGGFLGSLSSFSATKLGSIAIQAAIKRANVDPSLVQEVFFGNVLSANLGQAPARQAALGAGIPNSVICTTINKVCASGMKATMLAALTIQAGINDIVVAGGMESMSNAPKYLAEARRGSRLGHDTITDGMLKDGLWDVYNDFGMGVCAEICADQHNITREEQDSYAIRGFERGNSAQNGGVFSWEIVPVEVSGGRGKSVMVVDKDEGLIKFDAAKLRKLRPSFKNGGSVTAGNASIISDGAAALVLVSGEKAIELGLQVIARIRGYGDAAQAPELFTTAPALAIPKAISNAGLEASQIDYYEINEAFSVVALANQKILGLNPEKLNVHGGAVSLGHPLGCSGARILVTLLGVLRHKNGKYGVASICNGGGGASALVLELMSVGRVGRSLL, encoded by the exons ATGTCTCCTTCTTCAGATTCTATAAACCCACGAG ATGTTTGTATCGTGGGTGTTGCTCGTACGCCTATGGGTGGTTTTCTTGGTTCACTTTCTTCCTTCTCAGCTACAAAACTCGGTTCCATAGCTATTCAGG CTGCTATTAAAAGGGCAAACGTCGATCCATCTCTTGTCCAAGAGGTCTTCTTTGGCAATGTTCTCAGTGCTAATTTAGGACAAGCTCCTGCAAGGCAGGCTGCTTTAGGTGCGGGTATACCCAATTCAGTGATTTGTACCACCATTAATAAAGTTTGTGCATCGGGGATGAAAG CTACTATGCTTGCTGCACTGACTATTCAAGCGGGTATCAATGATATTGTTGTGGCTGGTGGAATGGAAAGCATGTCTAACGCGCCCAAATATCTTGCAGAAGCAAG AAGGGGATCTCGACTAGGACATGATACCATTACTGATGGCATGCTGAAAGATGGCCTGTGGGATGTATATAATGACTTTGGAATGGGAGTTTGTGCAGAAATATGTGCTGATCAACATAATATTACAAGAGAAGAACAG GATTCTTATGCCATTCGGGGCTTTGAACGTGGAAATTCTGCACAAAATGGTGGTGTTTTTTCCTGGGAAATAGTTCCT GTTGAAGTTTCTGGGGGACGAGGGAAATCAGTTATGGTTGTTGACAAGGACGAAGGTTTAATAAAG TTTGATGCTGCCAAACTGAGGAAACTCAGACCAAGTTTCAAGAATGGTGGTTCGGTTACAGCTGGAAATGCTTCTATCAtaag TGATGGTGCAGCTGCATTAGTCCTGGTGAGCGGAGAAAAGGCAATTGAGCTTGGATTGCAAGTGATTGCTAGGATAAGAGGATATGGTGATGCTGCTCAG GCCCCTGAGTTATTTACAACAGCACCAGCACTTGCGATACCAAAAGCTATTTCAAATGCTGGGTTGGAGGCTTCCCAGAttgattattatgaaataaatgaAGCATTTTCT GTTGTGGCCCTTGCCAATCAGAAGATACTTGGTCTTAATCCT GAAAAATTAAATGTTCATGGAGGAGCTGTATCTTTGGGACATCCATTAGGATGCAGTGGAGCTCGTATCTTGGTCACATTATTAGGG GTACTTAGACATAAAAATGGTAAGTATGGGGTTGCTAGCATTTGCAATGGAGGTGGAGGGGCATCTGCCCTTGTTCTTGAGCTCAT GTCAGTTGGAAGGGTGGGACGTTCGTTGTTATGA